A genomic stretch from Lysobacter ciconiae includes:
- a CDS encoding methyl-accepting chemotaxis protein: MFQNLKIGRRLTIGFAALTVLLIVLGAFAAQRMGSVQKTVQEITGQSVPAIRDMGKLATMLAEYRVSERGLVASYQDASKAAEYSAELEDGARDFSELAHRLEPTIIGAQEQQLFDDVLGKAERYFDNSRQLVEALAVGDFSPAERAGDLRQATADAVGVLLDYNIQDLDKAVAAQQAAYKLNLTAITVLLLVAVLIAGVFAFFTTRSIVRPLNDVLGVANAVSQGDLEHTIAHADQSEIGQLARAMRGMVVTLRGFADAQSEMARQHDLGAIDHRMAADQFPGAYGRMAGDINELVNAHIAVKMRAVAIVGDYARGDLSEDMERLPGQKAQVTAAVDAVKASTQAVTAEIKMLVDAAVAGDFSRRGDAERFEFVYRDAIEGLNSLMATADQGLNGIGALLLAVAEGDLHQRADESLPGHFGRLASDANLTVEKLSEIVGQIRQGSDAISSAASQIAAGNDDLSRRTEQQAASLEETASSMEELTSTVRQNAENARQANQLALGAAEVAGVGGEVVGRVVTTMTGINESSRKIVEIISVIDGIAFQTNILALNAAVEAARAGEQGRGFAVVASEVRSLAQRSAAAAKEIKTLIDDSVSKVEDGSVLVDQAGKTMNEIVRSVQRVTAIIADISAASQEQSTGIEQVNQVITHMDEGTQQNAALVEEATAAARSLEQQSGQLVQTVAAFRLDVDPYHQRLPAASIGPIHELTGAIRTSGRSASAQPELGSARGMRVPPKAAAGNDQHWEEF, encoded by the coding sequence ATGTTCCAAAACCTCAAAATCGGCAGGCGCCTCACCATCGGTTTTGCCGCCTTGACCGTCCTGCTGATTGTCCTGGGCGCATTTGCGGCCCAGCGAATGGGCAGCGTCCAAAAGACCGTGCAGGAAATCACCGGACAGTCGGTACCGGCCATCCGCGACATGGGCAAGCTGGCGACGATGCTGGCCGAATACCGGGTCAGCGAGCGCGGGCTGGTTGCCAGCTATCAGGACGCAAGCAAGGCCGCCGAGTACAGCGCCGAGCTGGAGGACGGTGCCAGGGACTTCTCCGAGCTGGCGCATCGGTTGGAGCCCACCATCATCGGCGCGCAGGAGCAGCAGCTCTTTGACGACGTGCTGGGCAAGGCAGAGCGCTATTTCGACAACAGCCGCCAGTTGGTCGAGGCGCTGGCCGTCGGTGATTTCTCGCCAGCCGAGCGCGCCGGGGATCTGCGCCAGGCCACCGCGGATGCGGTTGGCGTCCTGCTCGACTACAACATCCAGGATCTGGATAAGGCGGTCGCCGCCCAGCAGGCCGCCTACAAGCTCAACCTCACCGCAATCACTGTGTTGCTGCTGGTGGCAGTGCTGATCGCGGGCGTGTTCGCGTTCTTCACCACGCGCTCGATCGTGAGGCCTTTGAACGATGTGCTGGGTGTGGCCAATGCCGTCTCGCAAGGCGACCTGGAGCACACCATTGCCCACGCCGACCAGAGCGAAATCGGCCAGCTTGCGCGGGCGATGCGCGGCATGGTGGTTACGCTGCGAGGATTCGCGGACGCCCAGAGCGAAATGGCCAGGCAGCACGATTTGGGCGCGATCGACCATCGCATGGCGGCTGACCAGTTTCCCGGTGCCTACGGGCGCATGGCTGGCGACATCAACGAGCTGGTCAACGCGCATATCGCGGTGAAGATGCGCGCGGTCGCCATCGTCGGCGATTACGCTCGCGGCGATCTGTCGGAGGATATGGAGCGGCTGCCGGGCCAGAAAGCACAGGTCACCGCAGCCGTGGACGCGGTCAAGGCCAGTACGCAGGCGGTCACCGCCGAAATCAAGATGTTGGTCGATGCCGCCGTCGCGGGCGACTTCAGCCGGCGCGGCGACGCGGAGCGCTTCGAGTTCGTCTACCGCGATGCCATCGAAGGCCTCAACTCATTGATGGCAACGGCCGATCAGGGCCTGAACGGAATCGGCGCGCTGCTCCTGGCCGTGGCGGAAGGGGACCTCCATCAGCGCGCCGATGAGTCGCTGCCGGGGCACTTTGGCCGGCTCGCGTCCGATGCCAATCTCACCGTCGAGAAACTCTCGGAAATCGTCGGCCAGATCCGCCAGGGCAGCGATGCCATCAGCTCCGCCGCCAGCCAGATCGCCGCGGGCAACGATGACCTCTCACGCCGTACGGAGCAGCAGGCCGCATCGCTGGAGGAGACGGCGTCCTCGATGGAGGAGCTGACCTCCACCGTGCGCCAGAACGCCGAGAATGCGCGCCAGGCGAACCAGCTCGCACTCGGTGCGGCCGAAGTGGCCGGCGTCGGCGGCGAAGTGGTCGGCCGCGTCGTCACCACCATGACCGGCATCAACGAGTCCTCGCGCAAGATCGTCGAGATCATCAGCGTGATCGACGGCATCGCGTTCCAGACCAACATCCTGGCGCTGAATGCCGCGGTCGAAGCCGCACGCGCCGGCGAGCAGGGCCGCGGTTTTGCCGTGGTCGCATCGGAGGTGCGTTCGCTGGCGCAGCGCTCCGCCGCCGCGGCAAAGGAAATCAAGACGCTCATCGACGACTCCGTCAGCAAGGTCGAGGACGGCAGCGTCCTGGTCGACCAGGCTGGCAAGACCATGAATGAGATCGTCCGCAGCGTGCAGCGCGTGACCGCGATCATTGCCGACATCTCGGCTGCCTCGCAGGAGCAGAGCACGGGGATCGAGCAGGTCAACCAGGTGATCACCCACATGGACGAGGGCACCCAGCAAAACGCGGCCCTGGTGGAAGAAGCCACCGCCGCCGCCCGCTCGCTGGAGCAGCAGTCGGGGCAACTGGTGCAGACGGTTGCGGCGTTCCGCCTCGACGTCGACCCGTACCATCAGCGCCTGCCCGCCGCGTCCATCGGGCCCATCCACGAGTTGACCGGCGCCATCAGGACTTCGGGCAGATCGGCATCGGCACAGCCCGAACTGGGATCCGCGCGTGGCATGCGGGTGCCGCCGAAGGCCGCCGCGGGCAACGACCAGCACTGGGAGGAGTTTTAG
- a CDS encoding chemotaxis protein CheW: MPSQQGTDVDTDSKEFLTFALGEEEYGVDILKVQEIRGYDAVTRLPDAPDYIKGVINLRGTIVPVIDMRLKFNLANADYTAVTVMIVLNVSDRIVGIVVDSVSDVIRLASEQIRVVPELGATIDRQFLTGIGTLDERMLILLDIERLMTSTEMGLVAAATALQ; the protein is encoded by the coding sequence ATGCCCTCGCAACAGGGCACGGATGTCGATACCGACAGCAAAGAGTTCCTCACCTTTGCGCTGGGCGAGGAAGAATACGGCGTCGACATCCTCAAGGTGCAGGAGATCCGCGGCTACGACGCGGTGACGCGGCTTCCTGATGCACCCGACTACATCAAGGGGGTGATCAACCTGCGCGGGACGATCGTTCCGGTAATCGACATGCGCCTCAAGTTCAATCTGGCCAATGCCGACTACACCGCGGTGACGGTGATGATCGTCCTGAATGTCTCCGACCGCATCGTTGGAATCGTCGTGGACAGCGTTTCCGACGTCATCCGGCTGGCCAGCGAGCAGATCCGCGTGGTGCCCGAGCTGGGCGCGACGATTGACCGCCAGTTCCTGACCGGCATCGGCACGCTGGACGAGCGGATGCTGATCCTGCTCGACATCGAGCGCCTGATGACGAGCACGGAGATGGGCCTGGTGGCCGCTGCCACTGCTCTGCAATAG
- a CDS encoding response regulator, whose amino-acid sequence MSANLLIVDDSTSMRQMVAFALSSGGYTVREAEDGQAALEIARTTRFDAVVTDVNMPRMDGIELIRQLRQLPDYKFTPLLMLTTESGGDKKQEGRSAGATGWLVKPFDPEQLLATIRKVLA is encoded by the coding sequence ATGAGCGCCAATTTGTTGATCGTCGACGACTCCACCTCCATGCGGCAGATGGTCGCCTTCGCGCTGTCGTCGGGCGGCTACACCGTGCGCGAGGCGGAGGACGGGCAGGCGGCGCTGGAAATCGCCCGCACCACGCGCTTTGACGCGGTGGTCACCGACGTCAACATGCCGCGGATGGATGGCATCGAGCTGATCCGTCAGCTGCGCCAGCTGCCCGACTACAAGTTCACGCCGCTGCTGATGTTGACCACCGAATCGGGTGGCGACAAGAAACAGGAAGGTCGATCCGCCGGCGCGACCGGCTGGCTGGTCAAGCCGTTCGACCCTGAGCAACTGCTCGCAACAATCCGCAAGGTCCTCGCCTGA
- a CDS encoding chemotaxis protein CheA, whose translation MDITQFHAAFFEESREGLQAMEAGLLRLESDLDADTGSATDAGDTINTIFRAAHSIKGGAATFGFGNVTDLTHLLETLLDEARAGHRRLDPGAIDALLESVDVLRGLLAVAEHGGEVDRPAMERAHAGLNRLLAVNAPDAASVVTEADVGDDPGHWRIGFRPDTSLFMTGNDPLRILRELASHGELATTCVDERLPAFDVLDPFEAHLAWDLMLPGSVPRAAIDEAFAWVEDQCELSIQAVQAAAPTAVQDTAGSASADDGPSTSANGLPASTRGANADADSSIRVAVAKVDALINLVGELVITQAMLRQRSEHLDPVANETLLTGLGQLDRNTRDLQEAVMSVRMLPVEFAFSRFPRMVRDLASRLDKKVRLRTFGEATELDKGMIEKIVDPLVHLMRNAIDHGLESAAERRAAGKDETGTITMNASHQGGHIMIEVSDDGRGMDRDRIMQKAVERNLPLPENPTDAQIWDLVFHPGFSTADALSDLSGRGVGMDVVKSNILALGGQVEIRSERKLGTTVSIRLPLTLAILDGMSVAVGDEVFILPLNMVIESLQPQAHEIRTIAGDTRVLHVRDDYLPLINLRQQYRLPADTVTATAPIAVVVESGGRRLALEVDELLGQQQVVVKNLETNYRRIPGISGATILGDGRVALIIDAGGIATATPLSAAA comes from the coding sequence ATGGACATCACCCAGTTCCACGCTGCGTTTTTCGAGGAAAGCCGGGAAGGACTGCAGGCCATGGAAGCAGGCTTGCTGCGCCTGGAAAGCGACCTGGACGCAGACACCGGCAGCGCGACGGATGCGGGTGACACGATCAACACGATCTTCCGCGCAGCGCACTCGATCAAGGGCGGCGCGGCGACCTTCGGCTTTGGCAACGTCACCGACCTGACCCACCTGCTGGAGACGCTTCTTGACGAGGCACGCGCGGGCCACCGCCGGCTTGACCCCGGCGCGATCGACGCGCTGCTCGAATCGGTGGACGTGTTGCGCGGTCTGCTGGCCGTCGCCGAGCACGGCGGCGAAGTCGACCGGCCGGCGATGGAGCGTGCCCACGCCGGGCTGAACCGCCTGCTCGCGGTCAATGCCCCCGATGCGGCCAGCGTCGTCACTGAAGCGGATGTCGGCGATGACCCCGGCCACTGGCGCATCGGCTTTCGTCCGGACACCTCGTTGTTCATGACCGGCAACGATCCGCTGCGCATCCTGCGCGAGCTGGCCAGTCATGGCGAACTGGCGACCACTTGCGTCGATGAGCGCTTGCCCGCCTTCGACGTGCTCGACCCCTTCGAGGCCCACCTGGCCTGGGACCTGATGCTTCCCGGCAGCGTCCCGCGCGCCGCGATCGATGAGGCGTTCGCCTGGGTGGAGGATCAATGCGAGCTGTCCATCCAGGCCGTCCAAGCCGCGGCGCCAACGGCCGTGCAGGACACCGCGGGCTCAGCGAGCGCCGACGATGGGCCGTCGACTTCCGCCAATGGCCTGCCTGCATCGACGCGCGGCGCGAACGCGGACGCCGACAGCTCGATCCGTGTCGCGGTCGCCAAGGTGGACGCACTGATCAACCTGGTCGGCGAGCTGGTCATCACCCAGGCGATGCTGCGACAGCGCTCCGAGCATCTGGACCCGGTCGCCAACGAGACGCTGCTGACCGGCCTGGGGCAGCTGGACCGCAACACCCGCGACCTGCAGGAGGCGGTGATGAGCGTGCGCATGCTGCCGGTGGAGTTCGCTTTCAGCCGCTTCCCGCGCATGGTCCGCGACCTGGCCTCGCGGCTGGACAAGAAGGTCCGCCTGCGCACATTCGGCGAGGCGACCGAGCTGGACAAGGGCATGATCGAGAAGATCGTCGACCCGCTCGTCCACCTGATGCGCAATGCGATCGACCATGGTTTGGAGTCGGCCGCCGAACGTCGCGCCGCGGGCAAGGACGAGACCGGCACGATCACCATGAACGCCTCGCACCAGGGCGGCCACATCATGATCGAGGTCAGCGACGACGGCCGCGGCATGGATCGCGATCGCATCATGCAAAAGGCGGTCGAGCGCAACCTGCCGCTGCCGGAAAATCCGACCGACGCGCAGATCTGGGACCTGGTGTTCCATCCCGGATTTTCCACCGCCGACGCGTTGTCCGACCTGTCGGGCCGCGGCGTCGGCATGGACGTGGTCAAGAGCAACATCCTGGCGCTGGGCGGACAGGTCGAGATCCGCAGCGAGCGCAAGCTTGGCACCACGGTATCGATCCGCCTGCCGCTGACACTCGCGATCCTGGACGGCATGTCGGTCGCGGTCGGCGACGAGGTCTTCATCCTCCCGCTCAACATGGTCATCGAGTCGCTGCAGCCGCAGGCGCACGAAATCCGCACCATTGCCGGCGACACCCGGGTCCTGCATGTACGCGACGACTACCTGCCGCTGATCAACCTGCGCCAGCAGTACCGTCTGCCCGCCGACACCGTCACCGCCACCGCGCCGATTGCGGTCGTGGTCGAAAGCGGCGGCCGCCGCCTGGCGCTGGAAGTGGACGAACTGCTCGGCCAACAGCAGGTGGTCGTGAAGAACCTGGAAACCAACTACCGCCGCATCCCCGGCATCTCCGGCGCGACCATCCTGGGTGACGGGCGCGTCGCGCTGATCATCGACGCCGGCGGTATCGCCACGGCCACGCCGTTGTCCGCCGCCGCCTGA
- a CDS encoding STAS domain-containing protein, with translation MNELSLQPDLGIEHVADLRSSLATQFENAEPVVLTGDRVARVHTAGLQLLHAFVRDRALAGRITTITLPSAALIDAANVLALAEGLGLASQPAGFDGPENNGDSV, from the coding sequence ATGAATGAACTATCGCTACAGCCTGACCTGGGCATCGAGCACGTCGCCGACCTGCGTTCCTCGCTGGCAACGCAGTTCGAAAATGCCGAACCCGTCGTCCTGACCGGCGACCGGGTCGCGCGCGTCCATACCGCCGGGTTGCAGCTCCTGCACGCGTTCGTCCGCGACCGCGCCCTGGCGGGACGCATCACCACCATCACCCTGCCCTCTGCGGCCCTGATCGACGCCGCGAATGTGCTGGCATTGGCCGAAGGCCTGGGCCTGGCATCGCAACCCGCCGGATTTGACGGACCAGAGAACAACGGAGATTCCGTATGA
- a CDS encoding methyl-accepting chemotaxis protein: MSTRHTPTLLERALAPSMRLMARLRFHQKALVIGAAFMLTCGLLAGILVVRTTVEIGAVKQQRATGEGLAHLQRSMLAMQSHRQMSTRISAKDEVPSQELAAAAGTAASQLDAAARWSGQEINDADVANAFKQAQEGWRRVSAGEAGGDVTQSTIQQVRDLMGLVAERTGLAHSQEPTVLYMGRAASEWLPTLAEYTSQQGEVGLRVLGEGAIWVDDRTGLAVSRTMQDFLRSRIELEFNNATQRMPVLAEIAGKPVQSALEAMGKQNTAIATHILDADTPELPVATMAAREHATHLAMAAAMLGSINALDAAAAAQIASMTRSAVLTGALVLLMLLVAAYLFLGFSRSTRNSLVRIQQATESIAAGEFPERVSVDSQDELRDIGRSLERAVGSLRTFAGAQREVYEAHQAGNIEERLDADAFPGAFGQMAEEINTLVASHIDITRKTIDMVAAYARGDLSGDIERFPGTKAEVTAAVDAVKANTQAVTAEIKMLVDAAVAGDFSQRGDAERFQFVYRDMIVGLNELMGSADRGLSEVGELLASMAQGDLTQHADTNLPGQFGRLANDANDTVQHLARIVGQIREGSDTISAAASEIAAGNNDLSHRTEQQAASLEETASSMEELTSTVRQNAENARQANQLAIGAAEVAGVGGEVVGRVVTTMTGINESSRKIVEIISVIDGIAFQTNILALNAAVEAARAGEQGRGFAVVASEVRSLAQRSAAAAKEIKTLIDDSVSKVENGSALVGQAGKTMDEIVNSVQRVTAIIADISAASQEQSTGIEQVNQVINHMDEGTQRNAALVEEATAAARSLEQQSDQLVQTVAAFRLEAQADPTSHRAPRGVLQPVSAPKAAAANTAQSLSVRGSAPAVQSRPRPMRATPAAVAGNDQHWEEF, translated from the coding sequence ATGTCCACTCGTCATACCCCTACCCTGCTGGAACGTGCATTGGCCCCGTCCATGCGGCTTATGGCGCGCCTGCGCTTCCACCAGAAGGCGCTGGTCATCGGTGCCGCGTTCATGCTCACCTGCGGCCTGCTGGCCGGGATCCTGGTGGTTCGCACGACCGTCGAGATCGGTGCAGTGAAACAGCAGCGCGCAACGGGGGAAGGCCTCGCGCATCTGCAACGCTCGATGCTGGCGATGCAGAGCCATCGGCAGATGAGCACGCGGATTTCAGCCAAGGACGAGGTGCCGTCGCAGGAACTCGCTGCGGCGGCAGGCACCGCCGCCAGCCAGCTCGATGCCGCCGCACGTTGGTCCGGGCAGGAGATCAACGATGCCGACGTCGCCAACGCGTTCAAGCAGGCGCAGGAGGGCTGGCGCCGGGTCAGCGCAGGCGAGGCCGGAGGCGACGTCACCCAGTCGACGATCCAGCAGGTACGCGACCTGATGGGCCTGGTCGCAGAGCGCACGGGCCTGGCGCACTCCCAGGAGCCGACGGTGCTCTACATGGGCCGTGCCGCCAGCGAATGGCTGCCGACACTGGCCGAGTACACGTCGCAACAGGGCGAAGTGGGCCTCCGCGTGCTTGGCGAAGGCGCGATCTGGGTCGATGACCGCACCGGCCTGGCGGTTTCGCGGACGATGCAGGACTTCCTGCGCAGCCGGATCGAGCTGGAATTCAACAACGCCACGCAGCGCATGCCGGTATTGGCCGAGATTGCCGGCAAGCCGGTCCAGAGCGCGCTGGAGGCCATGGGCAAGCAGAACACCGCCATCGCGACCCACATCCTCGACGCCGACACCCCGGAGCTGCCGGTGGCCACGATGGCCGCGCGCGAGCACGCCACCCACTTGGCCATGGCCGCCGCAATGCTCGGGTCGATCAACGCCCTGGATGCCGCCGCTGCCGCGCAGATCGCCAGCATGACGCGCTCGGCCGTGCTCACCGGCGCGCTGGTCCTGCTGATGCTGCTGGTGGCCGCCTACCTGTTCCTCGGCTTCAGCCGCAGCACCCGCAACTCCCTGGTCCGGATCCAGCAGGCGACGGAATCAATCGCTGCGGGCGAGTTCCCCGAGCGTGTCAGCGTGGACAGCCAGGACGAGCTTCGCGACATCGGCCGCAGCCTGGAGCGCGCGGTCGGCAGCCTGCGCACGTTCGCCGGCGCACAGCGCGAGGTATACGAAGCCCACCAGGCCGGCAACATCGAGGAGCGACTGGACGCCGACGCATTCCCCGGCGCGTTCGGCCAGATGGCCGAGGAGATCAACACCCTGGTCGCCTCGCACATCGACATCACCCGCAAGACCATCGACATGGTCGCGGCGTATGCACGCGGCGACCTGTCCGGCGACATCGAGCGCTTCCCGGGCACCAAGGCCGAGGTGACCGCCGCGGTGGATGCGGTGAAGGCCAATACCCAGGCGGTCACCGCCGAGATCAAGATGCTGGTGGATGCCGCGGTTGCCGGTGACTTCAGCCAGCGCGGCGACGCTGAGCGGTTCCAGTTCGTCTACCGCGACATGATCGTGGGCCTCAACGAACTGATGGGCAGCGCGGACCGCGGTCTGAGCGAGGTCGGCGAGTTGCTTGCCTCGATGGCCCAGGGCGACCTGACCCAGCACGCAGACACCAACCTGCCCGGACAGTTCGGCCGGCTGGCGAATGACGCCAACGACACCGTGCAACACCTGGCCCGGATCGTTGGCCAGATCCGGGAAGGCAGCGATACGATCAGCGCGGCGGCCAGCGAAATTGCCGCCGGCAACAACGACCTGTCGCATCGCACCGAGCAGCAGGCCGCATCGCTGGAGGAGACCGCCTCGTCCATGGAGGAGCTCACCTCCACCGTGCGCCAGAACGCCGAGAACGCCCGCCAGGCCAACCAGCTGGCGATCGGCGCGGCCGAGGTGGCCGGTGTCGGTGGCGAAGTGGTCGGCCGCGTGGTCACCACGATGACCGGCATCAATGAATCGTCGCGCAAGATCGTCGAGATCATCAGCGTGATCGACGGCATCGCGTTCCAGACCAACATCCTGGCGCTGAACGCGGCGGTCGAGGCCGCGCGCGCCGGCGAACAGGGCCGCGGTTTCGCGGTGGTCGCCTCCGAGGTGCGCTCGCTGGCACAGCGCTCGGCGGCGGCGGCGAAGGAGATCAAGACCCTCATCGACGACTCCGTCAGCAAGGTCGAGAACGGCAGCGCCCTCGTCGGCCAGGCCGGCAAGACCATGGACGAAATCGTCAACAGCGTGCAGCGGGTCACCGCGATCATCGCCGACATCTCCGCAGCCTCGCAGGAGCAGAGCACCGGGATCGAGCAGGTCAACCAGGTCATCAACCACATGGACGAGGGGACGCAGCGGAACGCCGCGCTGGTGGAAGAAGCAACCGCCGCGGCGCGGTCCCTGGAGCAGCAGTCCGACCAGCTGGTGCAGACGGTGGCCGCGTTCCGGCTCGAAGCGCAGGCCGACCCGACCAGCCACCGGGCACCACGCGGCGTTCTGCAGCCCGTCAGCGCACCCAAAGCGGCGGCTGCCAACACCGCTCAATCGCTATCCGTGAGGGGATCAGCGCCCGCTGTGCAAAGCCGGCCGCGTCCAATGAGGGCCACGCCAGCGGCCGTTGCTGGAAATGACCAGCACTGGGAAGAGTTCTGA
- a CDS encoding energy transducer TonB, translated as MSRYHTLAIAALALAFAFPAQSQALSPIKRVEPTYPADAARSRTEGFVEVEFTVGAGGNVESVSVVNARPARTFETAAVSAVKQWTFAPGGGRGKVRLDFNL; from the coding sequence ATGTCCCGTTATCACACCCTTGCCATTGCTGCGCTCGCATTGGCCTTCGCGTTCCCGGCGCAGTCCCAGGCGCTCAGCCCGATCAAGCGCGTTGAGCCGACCTACCCGGCGGATGCGGCCCGCAGCCGGACGGAAGGTTTCGTCGAGGTGGAATTCACCGTGGGCGCCGGCGGCAACGTGGAAAGCGTCTCGGTCGTCAATGCGCGTCCTGCACGCACGTTCGAGACTGCCGCGGTGAGCGCGGTCAAGCAGTGGACCTTCGCGCCGGGCGGCGGCCGCGGCAAGGTGCGTCTGGACTTCAATCTCTGA
- a CDS encoding chemotaxis protein CheW has protein sequence MNAQTVDDYLDELLASPMCDAVAPADAAEKPTATVFHRADTVEPVLRDLPAPAPLPTKQASPPAPAAAPASTKQDEHPAARPASNASGNRWLRAALGKDRYAFELLRVQEVVRVSPIIALRGTAAAMLGLMNLRGRVVPVFDLARWLGTGKVEPDEHARIIVVERNDELIGVLVSAVDDVVTLSREHIEPPLAGTDAGGMVGIARMGALPTVLLDADVLFN, from the coding sequence ATGAACGCCCAGACGGTCGACGACTACCTCGATGAGCTGCTCGCCTCGCCGATGTGCGACGCGGTGGCCCCGGCCGACGCCGCGGAAAAGCCGACAGCGACCGTCTTTCATCGTGCGGACACGGTCGAGCCGGTCCTGCGCGACCTGCCTGCCCCCGCACCACTTCCCACAAAGCAGGCGTCGCCACCCGCGCCGGCTGCCGCGCCCGCCAGCACAAAGCAGGACGAACATCCCGCAGCCCGCCCGGCCTCAAACGCGTCCGGCAACCGCTGGCTCCGTGCCGCGCTGGGCAAGGACCGTTACGCGTTCGAACTGTTGCGCGTGCAGGAAGTCGTGCGCGTCAGCCCGATCATCGCGCTGCGCGGTACGGCCGCCGCCATGCTGGGATTGATGAACCTGCGCGGCCGGGTGGTACCGGTGTTCGATCTCGCGCGCTGGCTCGGGACCGGCAAGGTCGAGCCCGACGAACATGCCCGCATCATCGTCGTGGAGCGTAATGACGAGCTGATCGGAGTGCTGGTGTCCGCCGTCGACGACGTGGTGACCCTGTCGCGCGAGCACATCGAGCCGCCGCTGGCCGGAACCGACGCCGGCGGCATGGTGGGCATCGCACGGATGGGCGCGCTGCCGACTGTTCTGCTGGACGCCGACGTCCTGTTCAATTGA
- a CDS encoding ParA family protein yields the protein MQIWAIANQKGGVGKTTTSLCLARGLAVMGHRVLLMDLDPHASLTRAFGIPADPAPAGTHDVFSNTSVELTTLSRQTEIDGLLMVAAQPALATLERRGATQPGLGLSLSRALHTAQDHYDYALLDCPPTLGLLMVNALAAADRLIVPTQTDPLAMHGLTDMLRTADMVERSRRRPLPRHILPTLYDRRTRAGVNTLDQLHERFRGVVWPKAVPMDTRLRDAMALTTATAPTGRGADAYHSALNWLLNAIPAQQKAA from the coding sequence ATGCAGATCTGGGCGATTGCCAACCAGAAAGGTGGCGTGGGCAAAACCACCACCTCGCTGTGCCTGGCGCGCGGCCTGGCCGTCATGGGCCACCGCGTGCTGCTGATGGATCTGGACCCGCACGCCTCGCTGACACGCGCCTTCGGCATTCCCGCCGATCCTGCCCCGGCCGGGACCCACGACGTGTTCTCCAATACGAGCGTGGAGTTGACGACACTGTCGCGCCAAACCGAGATCGACGGCCTGCTGATGGTCGCCGCGCAACCGGCCCTGGCAACACTGGAGCGCCGTGGCGCAACCCAGCCCGGGCTCGGGCTATCGCTGAGCCGTGCACTGCATACGGCGCAGGACCATTACGACTACGCGCTGCTGGACTGCCCGCCAACGCTGGGCCTGCTGATGGTGAATGCCCTGGCAGCGGCGGACCGGTTGATCGTGCCCACCCAGACCGATCCGCTGGCGATGCACGGGCTGACCGACATGCTGCGCACCGCCGACATGGTCGAGCGCTCGCGTCGGCGCCCGCTACCCCGCCATATCCTTCCCACGCTCTACGACCGGCGCACGCGGGCCGGCGTGAACACGCTGGACCAGTTGCACGAGCGCTTCAGGGGAGTGGTCTGGCCCAAGGCCGTTCCAATGGACACGCGCTTGCGTGATGCCATGGCCTTGACCACGGCCACTGCGCCCACCGGGCGTGGCGCGGATGCCTACCACAGCGCTTTGAACTGGCTGCTCAATGCCATTCCCGCACAGCAGAAAGCGGCATGA